The Solanum pennellii chromosome 4, SPENNV200 genomic interval AATATTGTTACTGAATATTACCGCGGTAAATTCTTGAGAAGTATATATAATGAGGAAAAAACAACGGTCGCCTCAAAAATTGCAATGGCAATGAAAATTTCACCAGTCTACATCCCTACCCCTTAGCTAAAATTTGCTTTTCCGCCATTTTTAAGCTCCAATTTTCCGGTCAATCTCCGGTGACTGAACCCTAGACACGTGGCAACTCACCATTGCATCACGTCGTGTCACCTCAAAATACTGTGGGAATCCGATTCCGTGTAGAAATGGGAAATGGAATTCAATTCCTGTAATCCGGAAAAAAACATTGTTTAATCAGGAAAAAGTTGTATAcagtagtagtagaagaagaataCACTTGTATAGAATATATAAATTGACAGATACTGTTTGGATGTTTAATGTATGAAGGGGGCAAATTGTTGCGATTCTATAAGCATATTAATAGCATCTTCATCGTCATCAGTAATAACCAGTTCGAATACTTATAAGTTACGTCTGCACGCGGCATTTGATTCCAATTTGAAATCCCCAAAATGGCTATTTAAGTCGAAGATGCGAATTCCAAAGCGTTCAGTTTCTCTCTGTCTTTCTGTATTCTCTCCTTCGAAACAACTGGTTTCGTCTTTTACTAGAAGTTTTCATTTCCATTTGGGGATTTTCAGTTCCGATCATTTACTGAACAGAGGGAAGTCGGTTTGTCGTAAAGGTTGGTGACATTTTTGTTTGCTTAACTCGGTTTGTAATTGTAGAAGTTGGTGTATTTTACTGTTCATTGCATTTACTTTCAACAGCTAACTAAACACTGTTGTATATCTTAGCGGTGGTGTGCGGTCCCTTTCGTTTTCTATATGACGACTGCACTCGTGAGTTGAGAAATATTACTTGTAATGTTGTGGAAATTTTATGTTGATTGATTTCTCTTTCTCTAAGGCTGGAAAGTTCATAGTGTTGAGAATTTTGATTTGCTGCTGATTTCAGCTTGAACTATTTTGGTTCTGCTATCTAGGTAAGTAAATTGTGTCGAGTTCAAGGCTTTTTTTCCTCACAATTTTGGTGTTACTTTGATGTTCTTTGGAAGTGGCTAAGTCTATGATCTATCAGTTTCACTTTCTTGTCTTAGTTATGGCTGCTTATGAGCACTGTTATGGAGCTATGCTTCTTAAATAGTTGATCCAGAAGAGACAATTCCGCTTAATAGGTTAATTGGAGTTTGGCTCATGTTTTCAATAGGAGTTCGATTGTAATAAGTAAAATTCACTTTGGTGAAATATAGGTATTTATTGGAGCATATCTTGGAGTGTAGGCTTATACATTGGGGCATAAACCTGGCCTTTGAATTAGTTTACAAGTGGATTAAAGGTAAATACTAAGATTTTAGTCCTAGGAAGAGTCACTTCATTCAAAAGTATACTCATTGTCCTTGTTATATTCCTATAGTACCTAAGTTGATATCTATACTACTATTTCCTCTACCCAAAGGAAGTTGAGAAAGTTGGTGTTGATGAGTCTCGTGTTTGTTACTGTTAAATCAAAGTTGCTTTATGTGGGTGGAATTGACATTCggaatttgaaataattatgttaGATGTGGGTGAGATTGAGAGTTACTTCCTCTTTGTGGTGAATGGTCTTGTCccttttaatgttaataatgaATTTGTGGAGAATGAATTTTTGGTAGTCTGCATTTCTCTTTTCAACCTTTTCGCTTGTAAAGACAATTTCTTATCAGTATACAGTGTTTAAGTATGATAACTATAATGTTATGCAATCTAATATAAGATAACGAACGTAAACTGGCAGTTGATAGATAATCATAATGCGTTTTTATGAAGAAAGGTTTTAACTTAGTGATTGTAATCAAAGGCCAGGAGATGATTCTTTATGGGTGCCAACTCTATAACTCTCATCTCTAAGGATAGGTTTTGGTCTTGTCTGATAGAAACCAACATCGGATTGGTCAAAAACTCTTTTCTTGTTTGGGTTTTCTCTGTGAGTTcgtgatctttttcctattccTCTAGCATTGAACATGAAGCTCTGTGTATGATGCAATTTTCAGATCAGTTGTGGAATTCGACATGCTCATATACTATCGTCTACTAgctaattttcattatttctgtTCAGGGAGAGATCAGTTACATACAAGTTGTACAATGGACGGGATTGGTGTAGATACCAGGGCAGCGCTGTTTGAGAAGGGAAATGGTGCCATTGGTGGTCAGCGTTCGTGCATATGGTCATCTCCTGAAGGAGGGTCTGACATTGTCATAGGAAAGCAGATATTCTGTAACAGGTCCTTAAACATGAAAAGTATAGTTGCTGTTGGATTTGACATGGATTACACACTGGCACAGTACAAACCTGAGACTTTTGAATCTCTTGCATATGAAGGCACTGTCAGAAAGCTTGTTTATGATTTAGGATACCCTGCCGAGGTACTATTAATACTTGTATAAGGAAAAGTCAATATGGAAATTGATGAGGCATATTATGTCTAGATAGTTGTCTCAATGTGCATTTATTTCATCTGCTGTTGCACAATAAGATTGTTCATCTTATTTTATGGATATTATGCTCAATGCAGTTTATATGTGTATCATCATTAATTGTGGCTTTCAATGACCTAGTCTGTGATATTGGTATAATGGTATTTATTATGCATAATGTAGAGTTGTAAAGATTGATCTAGAAATTGAATGTTCAACGACATTCTGTCTTTGGTGTTAAAGCAATTAGTTGTTTTTGGATACTTTGTCGAGAGCTGATTGCTGTAAAAAAATTATGGCTCATTTGTTTTATATGCTGGCGGATTATTTGGCTATTGAATCTgagttttccttctttattgTTACTGATTTATGAAGTGATAACTGGAAGATTTTCACCAAGTTGTGTGTTGTGTAGCTGTTGGAATGGTCGTTTGATTGGAGCTATATGGTCAGAGGTTTAGTTCTCGATAAGAAGAGGGggaatatattaaaggtttgtCGCCACTTAGTTCTTGCATTGTAAATTTTTCCTGTCTTAATCATTAATTTCACTTCTTCCTCGCTTATGATTGTAGtttcatttctttcttatttaattatcttCCTTTTTCTGCTTGCTCATGTCACAGATGGACCGACACAAATATGTGAAAGTAGCTTATCATGGATTTAGGGAGCTTTCAAAGGAAGATAAAGTCGCTACTTATGGCAATACCTTGCTTCGGGATTCATTTGATGAACCTGATTATGCACTTATTGatactctcttctctcttgctGAAGCCTACTTATTCGCTCAGTTGGTGGATTTCAAGGACAAAAATCCTGGAAAAGTTCCCGAAGATGCAGAGTAAGAGAGTAACCAGTACTCTTTTTATCTTTATGGACATTGGATAGTAATGTCTATCTGTGTTTCTGCTAATGTCTTCTTTAATCCGGCTTTGCATGCAATTATTTTACTATTGTCTtggaatttatttttcttttccattaGCTAGAGGTGTAAACACAGATTAACAGAAGTTTTTCACAAATATATCTACCAATCTATCACAATATATTATCGAAAAAAAGAAGCTGGTGGTCATCTAGTTCCAGTTCCCTTCTAATGCTAGCTATTCTGCTTTTGTAGCTCTTACTTGTAGTAAATTTATGGAaggaattaaattaaagaagcCCCATAGATGTTTCTTCAATATGTGATATATTCTAGTTCAGCTTGTTTTATAGATATGTTTTATCTTTCAACTCACTCAATTTTCAGTGGTCTTGTCATCTTTTATTAGCTGTTTCTAGATATATGCTCTCGGAAGTGTGAATATTTAAAATCTAAATTTGTGACTAGTTCTTGTACCTTGCAATTTGATATGCATGTGTCAGCTTGACCATGCAATGATTTGCTTTTGTCGCATTCTTGGGCTAATTTCATTGAACAGGAACTTGCCGTAATTTATGGTGGATAGGTGCATGCATGTGATGAATtgtttacatttttctttttccgaAGTCTTGCAAAATATGAATGTCAGATATTGTGCGAGGTCTTTGAGGGTATGTCGCAGGGAGATTCTGTAGTTTTGATGCTAATGCTGTTGCTTTTTGGGTTCAATCTTAGTATGGAGTTCTATAGAAACATCTGACGTGTCTTACTGCCGGGGGAGGGGGCTATGGAGATGGTTTACCTCTTGgttacatttattattattcctTGTGTGTTTTCACCGGCTACTGCTTTAATGGCACTTCATGGTATGCTTATTTGCTAACACTTCTTGCAGCTACTCTCGCATGTACAAGGATGTTAGAGCAGCAGTAGATTTGTGCCACCGTGATGGGACTTTGAAGCAGATGGTTGCAAAAGATCCAAAAAGGTAGCAACAACTGTTTGTTGTTTTTGGAGAGAATGTACCGTATTGTGTGATAATTAGTAACTCTGTGCATGGTTTCATATGCCAGGGAATGTTAGATTTGGTGGACCTTAGAAAACAAGACACGCTTCACCCTTCGGTGTTGGCCTTAAAGTTAAACATTTTCCATTTTAGTTGTTGCATATGGACATGTTACGTATGTTTTGCACTGATACGATATGGTAACCCTAGTCTTGTCTTCGGTTGCATCACTTGCATGTAACATGTTTGATAGTTTTCTAATATGAAAACAAGAATACTTGAGATACGCGAACAGGTGGAAATGTTGAATAATTGAGGACATCTTCTATGCTCTTTCATTAGAAATATGCAAAAAACCTATTGACTTGTTATTCttattgtcttgtatctcaTAACTCACAGCTAGTTTGACTAATGTGATAATATTTCCATCTGCCTCTGCCAACATCAGATATATCAATGAGGATACGTCAATTGTTCCGATGCTCAAAATGCTTAGAGAATCCGGACGTGCTACTTTTTTGGTAACAAACAGGTGATGATGCTCTTGCAGAAGTCTCCTTTCTGTCAGCTTTTGCTTTGTTTAGGGGGGTTGGTTGTTCTCCATCAATAGAACTTCTCACTATTCTCTCTCGCTGATGATTATtcattgtttatattttataaggATCTTACTTACGTGTCTGCAGCTTGTGGGACTATACAAACATTGTTATGAACTTCCTTTGTGGG includes:
- the LOC107018230 gene encoding 5'-nucleotidase domain-containing protein 4; translation: MKGANCCDSISILIASSSSSVITSSNTYKLRLHAAFDSNLKSPKWLFKSKMRIPKRSVSLCLSVFSPSKQLVSSFTRSFHFHLGIFSSDHLLNRGKSVCRKGRDQLHTSCTMDGIGVDTRAALFEKGNGAIGGQRSCIWSSPEGGSDIVIGKQIFCNRSLNMKSIVAVGFDMDYTLAQYKPETFESLAYEGTVRKLVYDLGYPAELLEWSFDWSYMVRGLVLDKKRGNILKMDRHKYVKVAYHGFRELSKEDKVATYGNTLLRDSFDEPDYALIDTLFSLAEAYLFAQLVDFKDKNPGKVPEDADYSRMYKDVRAAVDLCHRDGTLKQMVAKDPKRYINEDTSIVPMLKMLRESGRATFLVTNSLWDYTNIVMNFLCGLKPSDGCSSSFDWLQYFDVVITGSAKPGFFHDEIRANLFEVEPESGMLINTDNGTPMAQVGSTTLSLPVKSLKEGCRIFQGGNVGHLHKLLSIESSSQVLYVGDHIYGDILRSKKVLGWRTMLVVPELEREVELLWQLKDTRKQLQLLRIQRDHIEDEIHHLKWSLKSGETDDASKEMFSELDKLQSKGEEVRLSHQQAQRECHQKFHKVWGQLMKTGYQNSRFAHQVERFACLYTSQVTNLSLYSPDKYYRPSEDFMPHEFGILSI